One genomic segment of Helianthus annuus cultivar XRQ/B chromosome 14, HanXRQr2.0-SUNRISE, whole genome shotgun sequence includes these proteins:
- the LOC110904761 gene encoding uncharacterized protein LOC110904761, producing MGETLRVFQSKKLELRITATQNLPKRRLFGFLGNKYSNKTIKCVTSVKVNLVAAGRAGDIGVFLLTTAALEIVRRFSSAHCPFIWRGIQALQILCCPPFKWIQKWAPFTGLVKGMQTLSKPLLLLSVATGLFSELDSPKGTLSGSGAELTELSSQLATQDTRPANKVSRHVAENWLVQLYAELDKEGLTIPERMNEEELRRFYAVSDGDFALFLSSVKKTILWRQTYGLFSPQELDAWANFVFWHGSDSMQRPCLIVRIGLAADLASIAQAQFVRAVVSQVEYGVINLLDAEHPQVTVLMDCDGLSSFGIPVKTLRSCAVLLQDHYPERLGCLLVVRLPSVARVITQTLFQVLKPRTQQKLMIVGEDYQEVLSKYFEELPPFLGGNCTCPKCANEATTVGETNLKDHHGHGASSNTELYVGSSLDTSREHAKIAAVGGLLLWVCVVFILAVCYHRSTLPHLYNKSGS from the exons ATGGGAGAGACGTTACGTGTTTTCCAATCAAAGAAGTTAGAGTTGAGAATTACTGCTACTCAGAATCTGCCTAAAAGGCGTTTATTTGGTTTTCTTGGTAACAAATATTCAAACAAGACGATTAAATGTGTTACGTCAGTGAAAGTGAACTTGGTGGCTGCTGGTCGTGCTGGGGATATCGGAGTCTTTCTTTTGACAACAGCTGCGTTAGAGATTGTTAGAAGGTTCTCTTCAGCGCACTGCCCGTTTATTTGGCGTGGGATTCAGGCCCTGCAAATTCTCTGTTGTCCACCATTTAAATGGATCCAGAAATGGGCCCCTTTCACTGGTTTGGTTAAAGGAATGCAG ACGTTATCAAAGCCATTGTTGCTCCTCTCAGTGGCAACAGGTTTATTTAGTGAATTAGACTCTCCAAAAGGAACACTCAGTGGTTCAGGTGCGGAGCTCACAGAGCTGTCGTCACAATTGGCCACACAAGACACAAG GCCTGCCAACAAGGTTTCTAGACATGTTGCGGAAAATTGGTTGGTGCAACTGTATGCAGAACTTGATAAGGAGGGTCTTACTATTCCAGAGAG GATGAATGAGGAGGAGCTTCGTAGATTCTACGCTGTCTCTGATGGTGACTTTGCATTGTTTCTATCGTCAGTTAAGAAGACTATTCTTTGGAGGCAGACGTATGGTCTTTTTTCACCACAAGAGCTTGACGCTTGGGCCAATTTCGTCTTTTGGCATGGATCTGATTCGATGCAACGACCTTGCCTCATTGTACGCATTGGACTAGCAGCTGATTTGGCTTCAATTGCCCAAGCACAGTTTGTTAGAGCAGTTG TTTCCCAGGTGGAATATGGAGTTATAAACTTGCTTGATGCAGAACATCCTCAGGTTACTGTTTTGATGGACTGTGATGGACTCTCATCTTTTGGAATTCCCGTAAAAACGTTGAGATCGTGCGCTGTACTTCTTCAAGATCATTACCCAGAACGGCTTGGGTGTTTACTTGTTGTACGGCTCCCCTCTGTTGCCCGAGTCATAACTCAAACTCTATTCCAA GTTTTGAAGCCCAGGACGCAACAAAAGTTAATGATTGTTGGAGAAGATTACCAAGAGGTTCTTTCCAAATACTTTGAAGAATTACCACCTTTTCTTGGTGGCAATTGCACTTGCCCTAAATGTGCAAATGAGGCCACGACAGTCGGTGAAACGAATCTTAAAGACCATCATGGACACGGTGCATCTTCTAATACGGAGCTTTATGTTGGTTCCAGCTTAGATACTAGTCGAGAGCACGCGAAGATTGCTGCCGTGGGTGGTTTACTGTTGTGGGTATGTGTTGTTTTCATTTTAGCAGTTTGCTATCACCGCTCTACGCTCCCTCACTTGTACAACAAAAGTGGTTCTTGA